Proteins from a genomic interval of Parvularculales bacterium:
- a CDS encoding adenosylcobinamide-GDP ribazoletransferase, with protein MTDWFFDIRTSLILFTRLPVTYYWKSRDNSFSLTKATRAFPVAGVIVGLLTGLIFCGLAAVGLPLLLAAVLAVAAQAIITGAMHEDALGDMMDSLGGRDKDHRLAILEDSRLGTFGVVAVILALLAKVALIASLAELTVPWAVLSALIAAGGLSRAAPVFMAFLMPSVHEDGLGADMGQPDKTGVFQAGGIALLTCLLLIPIGAALAGLILAMVAGGIIGSLAQQRFGGHTGDILGTTIGATEIAFLLGLCLASA; from the coding sequence TTGACTGACTGGTTCTTTGATATTCGCACCAGTTTAATTCTATTTACCCGCCTACCTGTAACCTATTATTGGAAAAGTAGAGATAATTCTTTTTCTCTCACAAAAGCTACTCGCGCATTTCCGGTAGCCGGTGTTATTGTGGGCCTACTGACGGGGTTAATATTTTGTGGACTAGCGGCAGTGGGGCTGCCCCTATTGTTAGCCGCTGTATTAGCGGTTGCCGCACAAGCAATTATCACCGGCGCCATGCACGAAGATGCTCTAGGCGATATGATGGATAGCCTTGGAGGGCGCGACAAAGACCACCGCCTCGCCATTTTGGAGGACAGCCGTCTTGGAACATTCGGCGTTGTTGCGGTAATATTAGCGCTATTAGCAAAAGTCGCGCTGATTGCCTCTCTTGCGGAATTGACAGTACCCTGGGCCGTTCTGTCAGCCCTGATTGCGGCAGGCGGCTTGTCTCGTGCGGCTCCTGTTTTCATGGCGTTTCTTATGCCTTCGGTTCATGAAGACGGTCTGGGAGCTGATATGGGCCAACCGGACAAGACAGGCGTTTTTCAGGCAGGTGGTATCGCTTTACTGACCTGCCTGCTTTTGATTCCCATTGGGGCTGCCCTTGCAGGGTTAATTTTAGCTATGGTGGCAGGCGGTATTATTGGCTCCCTTGCCCAACAGCGCTTTGGAGGACACACGGGCGATATTTTAGGAACAACCATCGGTGCTACAGAAATTGCCTTCCTGCTAGGCCTGTGTCTGGCTTCTGCTTGA